The following are encoded together in the Paludisphaera mucosa genome:
- a CDS encoding fatty acid desaturase family protein, giving the protein MSVSETARPSFDDVVLQRRIMQLRRPDDVTNLLYLAREYACLVLAIGGAVVFAESRAGWGWSWWWNVPVFAAAMVLVGALQHRLAGLGHESSHYTFVKNRFLNDLIPDLFCMFPILTSVHFYRVFHMAHHQHTNDPEKDPDLLNLGRGKRAFEFPMTRQRFIALIYFCMFVAPIRFAEYQFAYMTVNTLGKGRSIYTGTVGGRWCDVYLPRLSTCLGVLYVMAINAMFVFLTTTGRPGWIVPAALVAGALGTLVAYTLPDRAVFQSPFHQAYSTRFAGSSRLWFFTVVLATLAMTRWATDGRSPAYVVLLWIVPLLSTFPFFMLLRDVYQHSNADSGRLTNSRVFFVDPFTRWAVFIYGQDMHIPHHLFPTVPHYKLAELHGLLKEQHDAYGSQVVECHGTFVGDPDHPTILDEMTKPRPPLLAGSTGG; this is encoded by the coding sequence ATGAGCGTCTCAGAGACCGCACGGCCGTCGTTCGACGACGTCGTCCTGCAGCGGCGGATCATGCAACTGCGACGGCCGGACGACGTGACGAACCTGCTGTACCTTGCGCGGGAGTACGCGTGCCTCGTCCTGGCGATCGGCGGCGCAGTCGTCTTCGCGGAGTCGCGTGCGGGCTGGGGATGGTCGTGGTGGTGGAACGTCCCGGTGTTCGCCGCGGCGATGGTCCTGGTCGGGGCCCTGCAGCATCGGCTGGCGGGGCTGGGGCACGAGTCGTCGCACTACACGTTCGTCAAGAACCGGTTCCTCAACGACCTGATCCCCGACCTGTTCTGCATGTTCCCGATCCTGACGTCGGTGCACTTCTACCGCGTCTTCCACATGGCGCACCACCAGCACACGAACGACCCCGAGAAGGACCCCGACCTGCTGAACCTGGGGCGCGGCAAGCGGGCGTTCGAGTTCCCGATGACGCGCCAGCGATTCATCGCCCTGATCTACTTCTGCATGTTCGTCGCGCCGATCCGGTTCGCGGAATACCAGTTCGCCTACATGACGGTCAACACCCTGGGCAAGGGCCGGAGCATCTACACCGGCACGGTCGGCGGGCGGTGGTGCGACGTCTACCTGCCCCGGCTCTCGACGTGCCTGGGCGTGCTCTACGTCATGGCGATCAACGCGATGTTCGTGTTCCTGACGACGACCGGCCGGCCGGGCTGGATCGTCCCCGCGGCGCTGGTGGCGGGGGCCCTGGGGACGCTCGTCGCCTACACCCTGCCGGACCGGGCCGTATTTCAGTCCCCGTTCCACCAGGCCTATTCGACGCGCTTCGCTGGCTCGTCGCGGCTCTGGTTCTTCACGGTCGTGCTGGCGACGCTGGCGATGACCCGATGGGCCACCGACGGCCGTTCGCCCGCCTACGTGGTGCTGCTCTGGATCGTCCCCCTGCTCTCGACCTTCCCGTTCTTCATGCTGCTGCGGGACGTCTACCAGCACTCGAACGCGGACTCCGGGCGGCTGACCAACTCGCGGGTCTTCTTCGTCGATCCCTTCACGCGCTGGGCGGTGTTCATCTACGGCCAGGACATGCACATCCCCCACCACCTCTTCCCGACCGTCCCGCACTACAAGCTCGCCGAGCTGCACGGGCTGCTCAAGGAGCAGCACGACGCCTATGGCAGCCAGGTCGTGGAATGCCACGGCACGTTCGTCGGCGACCCCGACCATCCGACGATCCTCGACGAGATGACGAAGCCGCGGCCCCCCCTGCTCGCCGGCTCGACGGGCGGCTGA
- a CDS encoding Uma2 family endonuclease, translated as MATSTIEHVRAETGRDVSTSLWIPADVHLAVDAEGFARLSAANPDLRLERAADGGLIVMTPASPDGGGRELELGAQLRNWNKATGLGKAFSPSTGFTLPDGSIRAPAASWIRRDRWEAVEARERRRFSRIIPDFAAEIRSPSDSIADLRAKMAGYLAQGVRLGWLIDPESRTVEIYRPGREPETLVSPRELSGEDVLPGFTLDLAEILYD; from the coding sequence ATGGCGACGAGCACGATCGAGCACGTCCGGGCCGAGACCGGCCGCGACGTCTCAACATCCCTGTGGATCCCGGCCGACGTCCACCTCGCCGTCGACGCCGAAGGCTTCGCACGCCTTTCCGCCGCCAACCCCGACCTGCGGCTCGAACGTGCGGCCGACGGAGGCCTGATCGTCATGACGCCCGCATCGCCCGATGGAGGAGGCCGGGAGCTTGAGCTGGGCGCACAGCTCAGGAACTGGAACAAGGCGACAGGGCTGGGCAAGGCCTTCAGCCCCTCGACGGGGTTCACCCTGCCCGACGGGTCCATCCGCGCCCCGGCCGCCTCCTGGATCCGCCGCGACCGCTGGGAGGCCGTCGAGGCGCGCGAGCGAAGGCGCTTCTCCCGCATCATCCCCGACTTCGCGGCCGAGATCCGCTCACCCAGCGACTCGATCGCCGACCTCCGCGCCAAGATGGCCGGCTACCTCGCCCAGGGCGTGCGCCTGGGCTGGCTGATCGACCCGGAGTCGCGAACGGTGGAGATTTACCGTCCCGGACGCGAGCCCGAGACGCTCGTCTCGCCCAGGGAGCTGTCGGGAGAGGACGTCCTGCCAGGCTTCACGCTCGACCTGGCCGAGATCCTCTACGACTGA
- a CDS encoding PadR family transcriptional regulator — MSPWETQLRKGLVELAVLATMVGGEAYGYGIVERLRKIEGLEFTESTVYPVLARLAREGFLAIRAEPSPAGPMRRYYRLTSEGERRFREMTRSWRTVSASLSNLLEGVQG; from the coding sequence ATGAGTCCTTGGGAGACGCAGCTGCGCAAGGGGCTGGTGGAGCTGGCGGTGCTGGCGACGATGGTCGGCGGCGAGGCGTACGGCTATGGGATCGTCGAGCGGCTGCGGAAGATCGAGGGCCTGGAGTTCACCGAGAGCACGGTCTACCCCGTGCTGGCGAGGCTGGCCCGCGAGGGCTTCCTGGCGATCCGCGCCGAGCCGTCGCCGGCCGGGCCGATGCGGCGCTACTACCGCCTGACGTCGGAGGGGGAGCGACGGTTCCGGGAGATGACGCGGAGCTGGCGAACGGTCTCCGCGAGCCTTTCCAACTTACTCGAAGGGGTGCAAGGATGA
- a CDS encoding glycosyltransferase family 2 protein, with translation MEHLAPAEEAGSLNGAGPRPACSIVIPTYHGRSLLEPCLASVFRHLPRDPAFDCEVVVADNGPDDQTRRWLAQVHPSVRVVRLAPGQGFCRAANAGVEAARGRFVQVLNDDTEVTQGWIEAGLEPFRDPSVAAVTPLVLVRSTPDRVDSAGDSYSLAGWPSKRGHGQPAVRWASRPVEDVMSASGSASFYRADVLRRLGGFDATLVSYYEDVDLGFRLRWAGLRVVFTPHCRILHDISATADHRSPRLQRLMARNAELVFWSNLPARRLAAAVVPHVGLLLAQSAWRLARLRFIPFFLGKVDAVRELGKLPARRKARADLGRRAVRPPHFPVGLGSLQDVVNHLRRPREASALRDDARG, from the coding sequence GTGGAACATCTCGCGCCCGCCGAGGAAGCCGGAAGCCTGAACGGGGCCGGGCCCCGACCCGCCTGCTCGATCGTGATCCCCACCTATCACGGCCGGTCGCTCTTGGAGCCCTGCCTGGCGAGCGTCTTCCGGCACCTCCCGCGCGATCCCGCGTTCGACTGCGAGGTCGTGGTCGCCGACAACGGCCCGGACGACCAGACCCGCCGCTGGTTGGCGCAGGTGCATCCTTCGGTCCGCGTCGTCCGGCTCGCCCCCGGACAGGGCTTCTGCCGCGCCGCCAACGCCGGCGTCGAGGCCGCCCGCGGCCGGTTCGTGCAGGTCCTGAACGACGACACCGAGGTCACGCAGGGCTGGATCGAGGCGGGCCTCGAACCCTTTCGCGATCCGAGCGTCGCCGCGGTCACCCCCCTGGTCCTGGTCCGCTCGACGCCCGACCGCGTCGACTCGGCGGGCGACAGCTACAGCCTGGCCGGCTGGCCCTCCAAGCGGGGCCACGGCCAGCCCGCCGTGCGATGGGCCTCGCGGCCCGTCGAGGACGTGATGAGCGCCAGCGGCTCGGCCTCGTTCTACCGCGCCGACGTCCTGCGCCGGCTGGGCGGCTTCGACGCGACGCTGGTCTCGTATTACGAGGACGTCGACCTGGGCTTCCGCCTGCGGTGGGCGGGCCTTCGCGTCGTCTTCACGCCCCACTGCCGCATCCTGCACGACATCTCGGCCACCGCCGACCACCGCAGCCCCCGGCTCCAGCGGCTGATGGCCCGCAACGCCGAGCTGGTCTTCTGGTCGAACCTGCCCGCGCGTCGACTGGCGGCGGCCGTCGTGCCGCACGTCGGCCTGCTGTTGGCCCAGTCCGCCTGGCGGTTGGCCCGGCTGCGCTTCATCCCCTTCTTCCTGGGCAAGGTCGACGCCGTTCGCGAGCTGGGCAAGCTCCCGGCCCGACGCAAGGCCCGCGCCGACCTGGGCCGTCGGGCCGTCCGCCCGCCCCACTTCCCCGTCGGCCTGGGCTCGCTCCAGGACGTCGTCAACCACCTCCGCCGCCCCCGCGAAGCCTCGGCCCTCCGCGACGACGCCCGGGGCTGA
- a CDS encoding sugar transferase: MNDSLEVVGRERIGELAGRPRQRIVIVGAPRDARMLLRDLHSRPVPIIGFVDAGHHRKTGPRSRGRHLAVNPRTSPLPVLGDIDRLDEIVDEAGATHVLVAHSRPRKHLRPRLARLSSARVSIHWVAVGGEAPDLTGLDLDGYGPPSRPALDWRTASAGVRKWLRTDGARLAKRAADVLVSAALLTLFAPLFLAVSAAILLSSGRPIFYTQERIGQGGRRFRIVKFRSMNCGAEDATGPIWASDHDARCTRIGDWLRHTNVDELPQLFNVLRGDMSLVGPRPERPVFVEQFSAGMPDYNLRHAVPCGMTGWAQVHGWRGRTSLRKRIQYDLDYINRWSFWIDFRILFMTFQHVAWGKTSWNISRPPRKPEA, from the coding sequence ATGAATGATTCCCTGGAAGTCGTGGGACGGGAGCGGATCGGCGAATTGGCCGGGCGGCCGCGCCAGCGGATCGTCATCGTCGGGGCCCCCCGCGACGCGCGGATGCTGCTGCGCGACCTCCACTCGCGCCCGGTCCCGATCATCGGCTTCGTCGACGCCGGCCACCATCGCAAGACGGGCCCGCGCTCGCGGGGCCGCCACCTGGCCGTCAACCCCCGCACCAGCCCGCTCCCCGTCCTGGGCGACATCGACCGCCTGGACGAGATCGTCGACGAGGCCGGCGCCACCCACGTGCTGGTCGCGCACTCCCGCCCCCGCAAGCACCTGCGGCCCCGGCTCGCACGCCTGTCGAGCGCCCGCGTGAGCATCCATTGGGTCGCCGTCGGCGGCGAGGCCCCCGACCTGACCGGACTGGACCTCGACGGCTACGGCCCGCCGAGTCGGCCCGCGCTCGACTGGCGGACCGCGTCGGCCGGCGTCCGCAAATGGCTGCGCACCGACGGCGCCCGGCTCGCCAAGCGCGCCGCCGACGTCCTGGTCTCGGCGGCCCTCCTGACCCTCTTCGCACCCCTGTTCCTGGCGGTCTCGGCGGCGATCCTGCTCAGCTCGGGCCGGCCGATCTTCTACACCCAGGAGCGGATCGGGCAGGGGGGGCGGCGGTTCCGGATCGTCAAGTTCCGGAGCATGAACTGCGGCGCCGAGGACGCGACCGGGCCGATCTGGGCCTCCGACCACGACGCCCGCTGCACCCGCATCGGCGACTGGCTGCGGCACACGAACGTCGACGAATTGCCCCAGCTCTTCAACGTGCTCAGGGGGGACATGAGCCTCGTCGGGCCCCGGCCCGAGCGGCCGGTCTTCGTCGAGCAGTTCTCCGCGGGCATGCCCGACTACAACCTCCGGCACGCCGTCCCCTGCGGCATGACCGGCTGGGCCCAGGTCCACGGCTGGCGGGGCCGCACCTCGCTCCGCAAGCGCATCCAGTACGACCTGGACTACATCAACCGCTGGTCGTTCTGGATCGACTTCCGCATCCTCTTCATGACCTTCCAGCACGTCGCCTGGGGAAAGACCTCGTGGAACATCTCGCGCCCGCCGAGGAAGCCGGAAGCCTGA
- a CDS encoding glycosyltransferase: MDASPREPQTRPDARLTVVVVNYDGWPDVLGLVDRLGHEPEFLSGACRIAVVDNASPSPAPDALRRPGLRLVLRPDNGGFAAGVNAGWRGSRSPWLLLLNPDVAVEPGTIGRIFDRIAALEARPEGPPGVVGFGLSNADGSPQGSVGVFPSLARSFREQLSPRSRRKYVPRRRLRPGPVDWTTGACMLVNARMMAELGGMDEDFFLYHEEVAFCRVASDRGWGVEYDPTVSVVHRAPLQDRPISPKMRVVIRHSKLLYFRKHAPRRQFLALTGIVELEAAARGTWAALRKAAAERRAWETIGAIARGLRRGRGPLGREVLELAERAERGDDPDDGPRRLGDGPSRPRPRRSPRGSRSPGG; the protein is encoded by the coding sequence TTGGACGCATCCCCCCGCGAGCCTCAGACCCGGCCCGACGCCCGGTTGACCGTCGTCGTCGTCAACTACGACGGCTGGCCGGACGTGCTGGGCCTGGTGGATCGGCTCGGGCACGAGCCCGAGTTCCTCTCGGGCGCGTGCCGGATCGCCGTCGTCGACAACGCCTCGCCTTCGCCGGCCCCGGACGCCTTGCGACGCCCCGGCCTCCGGCTGGTGCTGAGGCCCGATAATGGCGGATTCGCCGCCGGTGTCAACGCGGGTTGGCGCGGGTCGCGCAGCCCCTGGCTGCTCCTGCTCAACCCCGACGTCGCCGTCGAGCCCGGAACGATCGGCCGGATCTTCGATCGCATCGCCGCCCTGGAGGCCCGGCCCGAGGGCCCGCCGGGCGTCGTCGGCTTCGGCCTGAGCAACGCCGACGGCTCGCCGCAGGGCTCGGTCGGCGTCTTCCCCAGCCTGGCGCGGTCGTTCCGGGAACAGCTCAGCCCGCGGAGCCGTCGCAAGTACGTGCCGAGACGTCGCCTGCGGCCCGGCCCCGTCGACTGGACGACCGGGGCCTGCATGCTCGTCAACGCCCGGATGATGGCCGAGCTGGGGGGCATGGACGAGGACTTCTTCCTCTACCACGAAGAGGTCGCCTTCTGCCGCGTGGCGAGCGACCGGGGCTGGGGCGTCGAGTACGACCCGACCGTGTCGGTGGTGCATCGAGCGCCCTTGCAGGATCGGCCGATTTCGCCCAAGATGCGCGTCGTCATCCGCCACAGCAAGCTCCTCTACTTCCGCAAACACGCCCCCCGCCGGCAGTTCCTGGCGTTGACGGGGATCGTCGAGCTGGAGGCGGCGGCGCGGGGGACCTGGGCGGCGCTCCGGAAGGCGGCCGCCGAACGCCGGGCCTGGGAGACGATCGGCGCGATCGCACGAGGCCTTCGCCGAGGCCGAGGCCCGCTCGGCCGCGAGGTCCTCGAGCTGGCCGAGCGGGCCGAACGCGGGGACGACCCCGACGACGGTCCCCGGCGCCTGGGCGACGGCCCTAGCCGGCCCAGGCCGCGGCGCTCGCCCCGGGGCTCGCGATCGCCCGGCGGCTGA
- a CDS encoding glycosyltransferase family 39 protein, producing MTPARHALRIALLTAFAAALLGRLAATTEVMYADGLRYVAAAQAVVRGDWTASVVRSVDHPAYPIAVAAAHRLLGLDDGPQGWQTAAQAVSVLAGAALVAPLYLVALELFGPTSAWLACLLTFLVPTTGHVMADVLSESLFLLFWTWGCWSALRFFREGATSWLAPTIACAAAAYLTRPEGLLLPAALAATLALTPLAARLRLPRPAWIRASALVIVGPVLLVGPYVAIKGGVGTKPAVARLLGTAPKSSATAVERERPLDPDQTALKAFAVAWRGMFRAVQAAVTTPLLALAAFGLIFRGPARDPGQARGRLFVAMYSGLWMLALVRLYATGGYCTPRHALILAFPLIAAAAHGLVRLAGRIADRLPTTATDARRLAPRLTYAACLALVAGVWGPQTLAPINADYNGYRAAGDWLAAHAPPDAKVFDLKGWALYYGRRPGYSFADFPAADGDPNLRYLVAHDAFLIGEWPYCQAVRDHVAGRPPIASFPPTRRKGVAQVHVFELTPALARSEPAATH from the coding sequence GTGACACCCGCGCGACACGCCCTGCGGATCGCCCTGCTGACGGCCTTCGCCGCAGCCCTCCTGGGCCGGCTGGCCGCGACCACCGAGGTCATGTACGCCGACGGCCTGCGATACGTCGCCGCCGCCCAGGCCGTCGTCCGCGGCGACTGGACCGCGTCGGTCGTCCGGTCCGTCGACCACCCCGCCTACCCGATCGCCGTCGCCGCCGCGCACCGGCTCCTCGGCCTCGACGACGGCCCCCAGGGCTGGCAGACCGCCGCGCAGGCCGTCTCGGTGCTCGCCGGCGCGGCGCTCGTCGCCCCGCTGTATCTCGTCGCCCTGGAGCTGTTCGGGCCCACCTCCGCCTGGCTGGCGTGCCTGCTGACGTTCCTGGTCCCCACGACCGGCCACGTCATGGCCGACGTGCTCTCGGAGAGCCTCTTCCTCCTCTTCTGGACCTGGGGCTGCTGGTCGGCCCTGCGGTTCTTCCGCGAAGGGGCGACGAGCTGGCTCGCGCCGACGATCGCCTGCGCGGCCGCGGCCTACCTGACGCGGCCCGAGGGCCTGCTTCTGCCCGCGGCGCTGGCGGCGACGCTCGCCCTGACGCCGCTGGCGGCCCGCTTGCGACTCCCCCGCCCCGCCTGGATCCGGGCGTCGGCCCTGGTGATCGTCGGGCCGGTGCTGCTCGTCGGGCCTTACGTCGCGATCAAGGGGGGCGTCGGCACCAAGCCGGCCGTGGCCCGATTGCTGGGGACGGCCCCGAAGTCCTCGGCGACGGCCGTCGAGCGGGAACGGCCCCTCGACCCCGACCAGACGGCCCTCAAGGCGTTCGCCGTCGCTTGGCGCGGCATGTTCCGCGCGGTGCAGGCCGCCGTCACGACCCCCTTGCTGGCGCTCGCCGCCTTCGGGCTGATCTTCCGCGGCCCCGCGCGAGACCCCGGTCAGGCGCGAGGCCGCCTTTTCGTCGCGATGTACAGCGGCCTCTGGATGCTGGCCCTCGTCCGCCTGTACGCGACGGGCGGGTACTGCACGCCGAGGCACGCGCTCATCCTGGCCTTCCCGCTGATCGCCGCCGCGGCGCACGGTCTGGTGCGCCTGGCCGGGCGGATCGCCGACCGCCTGCCGACGACCGCGACCGACGCCCGTCGGCTCGCCCCGCGCCTGACCTACGCGGCGTGCCTGGCTCTCGTCGCGGGCGTGTGGGGGCCGCAGACGCTGGCCCCGATCAACGCCGACTACAACGGCTACCGCGCGGCCGGCGACTGGCTCGCCGCCCACGCCCCCCCCGACGCCAAGGTCTTCGACCTCAAGGGCTGGGCGCTCTACTACGGCCGGCGCCCCGGGTACTCGTTCGCGGACTTCCCGGCCGCCGACGGCGACCCGAACCTGAGGTATCTCGTCGCCCACGACGCCTTCCTGATCGGCGAATGGCCGTACTGCCAGGCGGTCCGCGACCACGTCGCCGGACGTCCCCCGATCGCCTCGTTCCCGCCGACCCGGCGCAAGGGCGTCGCGCAGGTCCACGTCTTCGAGCTGACGCCGGCCCTGGCCCGCTCGGAGCCGGCCGCGACGCATTGA
- a CDS encoding glycosyltransferase family 39 protein, with protein sequence MNTAAPGLVLAPHLIPEAGGPFRHGIRIVLLMAATAGFLGWTLRHSEAGLRDGLRSILVARQIDAGDWRDGVRAVEHPLHPLAIVAAHRLIGGEGPEWWQRAAVAASFAAVVLLVIPLYLTGRDLFGDRAAWLGCVLFLANPLAGSVVVNVLSESTFLLAWTWGLWASVRFLRDGAFGRLLGAVAFGALAYLARPEGLLLPASLLATLLLIPFHRSTRIHWPRWRRATALLVLGAIALAGPYMAAKGTLTAKPGPARVLGLEPRSPALALEREAPMAAGQTTYETYRLATLRMIEVVLANIPLALLAAALIGVATVRATSVPARTWLFLATVLAASALALIRLHATAGYCAARNALVPGMILTLIGASGLDWLIRRVAVPGRLFGLPRERLRPGPVVWAAAVALGVILPRFREPVVETPGPFNVYWDAGRWLADSATDGEVLDLTDWSLYFSRLSGSSFAQVREAAANANVRWVVATGSQVDEPSTYSEHLRALIGDRSPVATLPGAPRPGQVQVRIFDRDAVPAAIAGVGEGRPARR encoded by the coding sequence GTGAACACCGCAGCCCCTGGACTCGTCCTCGCGCCCCACCTCATCCCCGAGGCCGGCGGCCCGTTCCGGCATGGGATCCGGATCGTCCTGCTCATGGCGGCGACGGCCGGCTTCCTGGGCTGGACGCTAAGGCATTCGGAGGCCGGCCTGCGCGACGGCCTGCGGTCGATCCTGGTGGCGCGGCAGATCGACGCCGGCGACTGGCGCGACGGCGTCCGGGCGGTCGAGCACCCGCTGCACCCTCTGGCGATCGTCGCGGCGCATCGGTTGATCGGCGGCGAGGGCCCCGAATGGTGGCAGCGCGCGGCGGTCGCGGCGAGCTTCGCGGCGGTCGTCCTGCTGGTGATCCCGCTCTACCTGACCGGCCGCGACCTGTTCGGCGACCGCGCGGCGTGGCTGGGCTGCGTCCTCTTTTTGGCGAACCCCCTGGCCGGTTCGGTGGTCGTCAACGTCCTCAGCGAGTCGACCTTCCTGCTCGCCTGGACGTGGGGGCTGTGGGCGTCGGTGCGGTTCCTCCGCGACGGAGCGTTCGGCCGGCTGCTGGGTGCCGTCGCGTTCGGCGCCCTGGCCTACCTGGCCCGCCCCGAGGGGCTCCTCCTGCCGGCGAGCCTGCTGGCGACGCTGCTCCTGATCCCCTTCCACCGCTCGACCCGGATCCACTGGCCGCGCTGGCGTCGCGCGACGGCCCTATTGGTCCTCGGCGCGATCGCACTGGCCGGCCCGTACATGGCGGCCAAGGGGACGCTCACGGCGAAGCCCGGCCCGGCCCGCGTGCTCGGCCTCGAACCGCGATCGCCGGCCCTGGCGCTGGAGCGCGAGGCACCGATGGCCGCGGGCCAGACGACCTACGAGACCTACCGCCTGGCGACGCTGCGGATGATCGAGGTCGTGCTCGCCAACATCCCACTTGCGCTGCTGGCGGCGGCCCTGATCGGGGTCGCGACGGTCCGCGCCACGTCCGTCCCGGCGCGGACCTGGCTGTTCCTGGCGACCGTGCTCGCGGCGTCGGCTCTGGCCCTGATCCGCCTGCACGCGACGGCCGGCTACTGCGCGGCGCGAAACGCCCTGGTGCCGGGCATGATCCTGACGCTGATCGGCGCGAGCGGCCTCGACTGGCTGATCCGCCGCGTCGCCGTCCCCGGCCGCCTGTTCGGCCTGCCTCGCGAGCGGCTGCGGCCGGGCCCGGTCGTCTGGGCCGCGGCGGTCGCCCTGGGCGTGATCCTGCCGCGCTTCCGCGAGCCGGTCGTCGAGACTCCCGGTCCGTTCAACGTCTACTGGGACGCCGGCCGCTGGCTCGCGGATTCGGCGACCGATGGCGAGGTCCTCGACCTGACCGACTGGTCGCTCTACTTCAGCCGGCTTTCGGGCTCGTCGTTCGCCCAGGTCCGCGAGGCCGCCGCCAATGCGAACGTCCGCTGGGTCGTCGCGACGGGCTCGCAGGTCGACGAGCCCTCGACCTATTCCGAACACCTCCGCGCCCTGATCGGCGATCGCTCCCCCGTCGCCACGCTCCCCGGCGCCCCCCGGCCGGGCCAGGTGCAGGTCCGCATCTTCGACCGCGACGCCGTCCCCGCCGCGATCGCAGGCGTGGGCGAGGGCCGCCCCGCCCGCCGCTGA
- a CDS encoding ArnT family glycosyltransferase — protein sequence MLHAHLGEPPVGSGGDASWAPFRRRIGALLATLVVARGLMLMCAMPPFEGWDEYQHVAYVQHLRDGGKTPVIGETRVPPAVLAQAVSFPQPGSAVRDGLSGVGAVGYQQFWADRQDGTAPAFRDAKVMLYQSQHGPLSYRMLQPVYAAFGGLGSVRSSVAGMRLMNLLLTAGAVAATFFCLSRHLAERRAAAWVGLALATYPLFLINGVRVANDALAVFLATLTIWLGLSLSAKPWATPGRLAWGCLAAGVLGGFAVLAKATNYALAPFLGFCVLAVAARPEVSFRRAAGCGLALAVGFLAVTQAEMRFNLAHYGSISSMQEAAVNHSRGMGRADLFRTALAIPWASWVAELWTRLVFFAGGWSFQGTHPKAVLYHRDLVAFGLLGWLWGAAAWVASRRRGERPAPVFANPRLPMACVVIAGGYTAALGYHMVQSKLAWGQWSTGAWYASAAMPWFLTLVVLGLMRWPLAGRLRALPPLALVATSVAAEALAVHGRMIPYYTGFASWSDGMNRLATLQPAWLGLPTMLAAAGVEVVALAALILVLRDDARAEQMPKAEAVPIGTRARRAGVQRVVERESRAAA from the coding sequence ATGCTTCATGCGCACTTGGGCGAGCCGCCCGTCGGCTCGGGCGGGGATGCGTCCTGGGCCCCGTTCCGCCGTCGCATCGGGGCGTTGCTGGCGACGCTGGTGGTGGCCCGCGGCCTGATGCTGATGTGCGCCATGCCGCCTTTCGAAGGCTGGGACGAGTACCAGCACGTCGCCTACGTGCAGCACCTCCGCGACGGCGGCAAGACGCCGGTCATCGGCGAGACGAGGGTGCCGCCGGCCGTGCTGGCGCAAGCCGTGTCGTTCCCCCAGCCCGGCTCGGCGGTCCGCGACGGCCTCTCCGGGGTCGGCGCCGTCGGCTACCAGCAGTTCTGGGCCGATCGCCAGGACGGGACCGCCCCGGCCTTCCGCGACGCCAAGGTGATGCTCTATCAGTCGCAGCACGGGCCGTTGAGCTACCGGATGCTCCAGCCCGTCTACGCGGCGTTCGGCGGCCTCGGTTCGGTGCGGTCGTCGGTCGCGGGCATGCGGCTGATGAACCTCTTGCTGACGGCGGGGGCGGTCGCGGCGACCTTCTTCTGCCTCTCGCGGCACCTGGCGGAACGTCGAGCCGCGGCCTGGGTCGGCCTGGCGCTGGCGACGTACCCCCTGTTCCTGATCAACGGCGTCCGGGTGGCGAACGACGCGCTCGCGGTCTTCCTGGCGACGCTCACGATCTGGCTGGGCCTCTCGCTCTCGGCGAAGCCCTGGGCGACCCCGGGCCGGCTGGCGTGGGGCTGCCTGGCCGCCGGCGTGCTGGGCGGGTTCGCGGTGCTGGCCAAGGCGACCAACTACGCGCTCGCCCCCTTCCTGGGCTTCTGCGTCCTCGCCGTGGCGGCGCGGCCCGAGGTCTCGTTCCGGCGTGCGGCGGGTTGCGGGCTGGCCCTGGCCGTGGGCTTCCTGGCGGTCACGCAGGCCGAGATGCGGTTCAACCTGGCCCACTACGGCTCGATCAGCTCGATGCAGGAGGCCGCGGTCAACCACAGTCGCGGGATGGGCCGGGCCGACCTCTTCCGAACGGCCCTGGCGATCCCCTGGGCGAGTTGGGTCGCCGAACTCTGGACGCGCCTGGTCTTCTTCGCGGGCGGCTGGAGCTTCCAGGGGACGCATCCGAAGGCGGTGCTATACCATCGCGACCTCGTCGCGTTCGGCCTGCTGGGCTGGCTCTGGGGCGCCGCGGCCTGGGTCGCGAGCCGCCGGCGCGGCGAGCGGCCGGCCCCGGTCTTCGCGAATCCTCGCCTGCCGATGGCCTGCGTGGTGATCGCCGGCGGCTACACGGCGGCCCTGGGCTACCACATGGTCCAGTCGAAGCTGGCCTGGGGCCAGTGGTCGACGGGCGCCTGGTACGCGAGCGCCGCGATGCCCTGGTTCCTGACTCTCGTCGTCCTCGGCCTGATGCGCTGGCCGCTCGCCGGCCGCCTGCGGGCGCTGCCGCCGCTGGCGCTCGTGGCGACGTCGGTCGCGGCCGAGGCCCTCGCCGTCCACGGGCGGATGATCCCGTACTACACCGGGTTCGCCTCCTGGTCGGACGGCATGAACCGGCTGGCTACGTTGCAGCCCGCCTGGCTCGGCCTGCCGACGATGCTCGCCGCGGCGGGCGTCGAGGTCGTCGCCTTGGCGGCCCTGATCCTCGTCCTGCGGGACGACGCGCGGGCCGAACAGATGCCGAAAGCCGAGGCCGTCCCGATCGGGACGCGGGCGAGGCGGGCCGGCGTTCAGCGGGTCGTCGAACGCGAGTCCCGCGCGGCGGCCTGA
- a CDS encoding STAS domain-containing protein gives MLNFTTSEAAGVLIVSFEAVDEENMEWQFSQRDWLYKAIESREDGRFALDLTDIGYLASSEIGFLVTVKRRVDRRKGQLVLFGVAPYVFDIFKTMNLQKILDVADTRNAALAKLRN, from the coding sequence ATGCTCAACTTCACGACCAGCGAGGCGGCCGGCGTCCTGATCGTCTCCTTCGAGGCCGTGGACGAGGAGAACATGGAATGGCAGTTCTCCCAGCGCGACTGGCTCTATAAGGCCATCGAGTCGCGCGAGGACGGGCGGTTCGCGCTGGACCTGACCGACATCGGCTATCTCGCCAGCTCGGAGATCGGCTTCCTCGTCACGGTCAAGCGGCGAGTCGACCGTCGCAAGGGGCAGCTCGTCCTCTTCGGAGTGGCGCCCTACGTCTTCGACATCTTCAAGACGATGAACCTCCAGAAGATCCTCGACGTCGCCGACACCCGCAACGCCGCCCTGGCGAAGCTCAGGAACTGA